The region TTGTGTCGATGCAGTAGTTTTCGTTCAAGGTCGTGAGTGTCTGGGCGAAGAAGTCGTGGTCGGCCTGGCCCTTGTTCCACAGGCCTCCGATTGCATCGAGCGAGACGAAGATGTAATCGCCGTTCTTGTCGAGCACTTGCTGGCCATAGTACGGAGTCGGATGGTCATAGTCCGGAGAATGGTGCACGAAGTCTTCGCCACTACTACCATAGCAGTGCAGAGCAAAGAGCACCTTGTGCGGCTTGGTATTGTCGTAGTTCTTGGGCAACGTGATGAAGTATTTGCGTGTGTCGCTACCGACCCTGATTTCGAACTGGTCGCCGTTTTCCACACTCTTGACTTTTTTCAATGTGGAATTGGTGCCGCAACCCTTACTCGGTGTCGGCTTGTTGCCAATGGCGTAGCCGAATTTGAATGTCGGTTCAGGAGGGACGGTCTTTGCGAGTTTCACATTGAGTGTCGTGTCGAGCGTTCCGAGCGGCACTGTAAGCGTGTCAAAGCCTTCTGCGGCAAAACGGATGGTTTCACCGGCTTGCGCATCCTTCATGAGGGCGTTTGCGCCTTGCGCACCGAGAGAACGGCTGAATTCACCGTTTGTGGTGAACTTGAAATTCTGTTTTGCGTTACCGACGGTCACTTGTGCCAAGTACGTGCCCTGTGCGCTGAGTCCTTTGCTCAAATCGTACGTGCCGGAACCTTGCAATGTCTTCTTGAAAACTTGGTTGCCGAGGGAATTGTAAATCTTCACCTGAACGGGGGCTGTGCTGCTCTGGGAGTAAGAAAGAATTCCGTTATTGATGCCGATATACCCAACGGAATTTCTGACAGCGGATTTGATCCCCACTTCTTCTTCGTGGATGGTGAATTTGCCCT is a window of Fibrobacter succinogenes DNA encoding:
- a CDS encoding carboxypeptidase regulatory-like domain-containing protein; amino-acid sequence: MSFKSPKLFTAASLLAFCGLASAYTISGTVSDNDGKAIKGASVSLLKENKTAITDDKGKFTIHEEEVGIKSAVRNSVGYIGINNGILSYSQSSTAPVQVKIYNSLGNQVFKKTLQGSGTYDLSKGLSAQGTYLAQVTVGNAKQNFKFTTNGEFSRSLGAQGANALMKDAQAGETIRFAAEGFDTLTVPLGTLDTTLNVKLAKTVPPEPTFKFGYAIGNKPTPSKGCGTNSTLKKVKSVENGDQFEIRVGSDTRKYFITLPKNYDNTKPHKVLFALHCYGSSGEDFVHHSPDYDHPTPYYGQQVLDKNGDYIFVSLDAIGGLWNKGQADHDFFAQTLTTLNENYCIDTSRVFINGFSYGAMFSYSLMQDMQSRVRAAATYAVADYNIWLPEGNNMKNLPIAWMNVHGVNDGRCDYKRARDSALPRILKRNGKADADGNFTDASSEKPEEVRGNTGHVCYDFKNVDERFPVKWCSWPGDHQWTAHDTGNMGVGWNWEQTWVPEEVHKFFEQF